The region CTTGCTGATTGCTGACTGCTATTTAACTGCTCTATCGTGATTTGCGGCGTTTCCGTTTTCGTGGCTTCCTCGATGTCTGCCGTTTTAAACCCGGCAGAGCCCCCACTTTCCGTCCCATCTTTGGCATCGCCATCGCCGCCTGCTGGTTTAGCATACGATTCATCATTTGCAACTGCGAAACCAGCATGTTTATTTGATTTACTGTTGTTCCACTGCCTTTGGAAATGCGAAGCTTTCGACTTCTATCCAACATCCGGGGATTCTTACGCTCCTCAAGTGTCATTGAATGGATGATCGCTTTCGCGGTTCGCAAATGGCTTTCGTCGGGTGTAAGGTTTTGAACAGGCAACTGATTCTTAAAGGGCATCAGATCCATCAATTGATCTAAGGGTCCCATATTTTTAAGTTGTTCCAGCTGCGTGAGAAAATCGTCAAAATCTAAACCTTTGTTCTCTGTGAGTTTACGTTCAAGTTCTTTTGCCTGATCCTCGCTGAAAACTTCTTCCGCTTTTTCAAGCAAAGTTTGGAAATCGCCCTGTCCGAGAATACGCGAAGACATCCGTTCGGGATGAAATTCTTCTAACGCTGCGGCTTCAATTTTTTCACCGACACCGATGAACTTAATCGGTTTCTGTGTGACATGCCGAATAGAGAGCGCAGCCCCCCCACGAGCATCGCCATCCATTTTCGTGAGAATAACACCATCAATCTCCAAATCACTATTGAAATTCTCAGCGACATTCACGGCGTCCTGCCCGGTCATCGCATCAACGATAAGCAGGATCTCTGTCGGTTGAACCCGTTCTTTAATCTGCCGAAGTTCACCCATTAAGGTATCATCAACGTGTAAACGTCCAGCAGTATCAATAATGACACAGTTATGTCCGTGTGCTACAGCTTCCTTGACAGATGATTCAGCAATGTTAACAGGAGAGACCTCTGTCCCCATTGAGAATACCGGTGTCTCTGTCTGTTCTCCGAGAACTTGTAACTGCTTAATAGCGGCAGGTCGATACACATCCGCGGCAACAAGTAAGGGGTTACGCCCCTCTTTGCGAAATCTAAGTGCTAATTTCGCCGCGACAGTCGTTTTACCGGCACCTTGCAATCCTGCGAGCATAACGATTGTTGGACCGCCCGGTGCGATCTGGATCTTTTCGGCTTTTTCACCCATCAATTGGGTGAGTTCTTCGCCAATGATTCGAGCAATTTGCAGTTCTGGTGTCAGGCTACCGAGTACTTCTTGTCCGAGTGTGCGCACCTTAATTCGCTCTATAAACTCCCGCGTAACTTTATAGTTAACATCCGCTTCAAGAAAAGCACGACGCACCTCACGGAGGGTATCAGAGATATTGTTCTCTGTTAACTTCCCCTGTCCCTTGAGTCTTTTGAAAGTGTTTTGTAGCCTATCACTCAAGCTTTCAAACATTGTTCATGCGTCCTTTTTCGTAGGAATGAGATGTGCTTTTGGCACCGCGCTCGGTCCTAAAATGTGTAATTATGGATTCTGTTATCTAAAACGACCAAAATGTCTACAAATCGACACAAGTTCTGATTTGTAAATCCGCGTAACGACAACATAACACCTGATTATACAATTATAGCAAATTTTACGCCTGATGTCAAACTTTTTTTCATAGAGGCACTCAGTTCTTCTATAGAGGCGTTCCGATTTCCAACACTTTTTTCACACTTGATCTAAACCCATGTCTATGCTAAAATTATGGTTATGAAAATAGCAACCCTCACACAGCAGCAGCATAAATTTCCGTTTCGCTATCTCCTCATCCCTCTTATCTGTGCTTTAACTGTTCTCTATTGCGGATGCCAAGGCGAAACATTCAACCTCGATGTAGGCGGCACTTCAGAAATCATAGAGAAATCCGGTGAACTGACAGAAAATGAGGTATGGGACGGACGTATCTATATAACTGACACGCTTGTTGTCCCTAAAGGTATCACGTTGACGATCCGATCAGGCACTATTGTCGGCTTTGAACCGATAGATACGCCAAGCCACCTCATCGTGCATGGTGAGCTTTATGCAGAAGGCTCACCAGAGAGGATGATTGTTTTCGGTTCCTTGGGAAAATTGCGCGAGGACGACCAACCCCCTGAAACAGAGACGCACTTGACACCAGTGACATCAGATTTCGGGACAATGGGGATGGAAGAAAGCACCAGCACTGGGGTCCAGAAAACCACAACTGCCGATCCCCCAAAAGCGGGAGATTGGGCGGGAATTCGGATCGAAGCCGATAGTCCGAATAGCCGACTCACATATTGTCGTATCCAACACGCAACGGCTGGTATTACATGCCGAACAGATGCCGTCCAAATCGAAAGATGTTTATTCAGCGAAAACAACACAGGGGTGCTATCTGAAAATACCAGTCCAACCATTACGAGCAACGAATTTAATAGGAACGGCACAGGCACACAATTCCGTGGAAGCGCGTCATCGGATGTAGAATACAACGAGTTCACGGCTAACAATTACGGAATTATATGCGAAGATGATGCTCGACCTCGTATCCAGTATAATATACTTCGCGCCAATTACGAGAACGCTATCGTCTGCTATTCGACTGCATCCCCAGAGATCGTCTCGAATAACATAACGTTGAACGTCGGTTGGGCAGTCTACGACGGTGGTAGGCTCCGGGACAACTTTATTCAGGGTAATAAACAGATTGGACCTAACATCACCGAACTCGGCACCGGAACACAGAGCGATCAATTTTACGGTGTAGACGAAGCATTTGAACCGAGAAATTCTCCGGTAACAGAAGCCGGTGTGCCCCGCGAAAATTTCTAATGGAACGTCGATAGATGAACCGCTTCAAAGCCTATCTCGAACTTATCCGCTATCCGCTTTTCGCGATCCCGATAGTCGCAACACTCCCCGGCGCGCTCATCGCCAGTGACGGACATTTTACACGGCGCGTCGCGGCAGCACTGGTAATTGCACTCTGCGGCTACTTCGCGGGAATGATAAAGAACGACTATTTTCACCACGAAACAGACTCGCAGACGAATCCAGAACGTCCGCTTCCCTCGCAGCGATTGTCCCCGCAGCAGGCGATTGTCCCCGCGAGTGTTATCTACGGGTTATGTGTCATCGGCGGTTTCTGGCTCAATATTAGCACCGGCATTTTGGTGATGAGTTTAGTCGCTATCTCGCATCTCTACAACGCTATTTTTAAAGCGAAAGGGATCTTAGGGAGTCTCACGCTGCCTCTGGGAATTGGACTCCTAAGCGTCTTCGGGGCATTGGCAGTAAGCGGGAGTGTGCCGCGGTTGGTATGGTATGCCTTCGCCGCCACAACACTTTACGACTTCGGCACACATATCACCACGACCTTCAAAGACATCTCGCGGGATGAAGCACTCGGCATCGTAACGACTCCACTCCAGATTGGTATTCGCCCGGCACTTTTCCTCTCAGCGGTTGCTACAGTGCTGGCTTTTGCCATCGCCTTTTTGCCGTATTGGTTGGAGCCAGATCTCCATAAATCTTATATCGTTTGGGTAATCTTAGGCATCATCGCCACCGTTGGCACCCGTATTTCACTCTATCTGCAACCGAACGAGAAGAATGGCTATCTCGCGCTGAAAGGCTCGATGGTCGGCTCAATTCTCTTTTTTCCGTGTCTCATCGGAGCCCTGGTCCCAATCACCGTTTCCGCGGCAGTCATCGTGCCGTTGCTGTTCGCGACACTACTTTTGTTAAGAACAACGCGCCAAGAGGTTTAAGGCGTGACTTATCTCAAGAAAACTTAGGTCTCATTCTCTTCAAGAGATAAGAACCTAACAAAAAACCGATGGTCGCCCCAACGGGGTA is a window of Candidatus Poribacteria bacterium DNA encoding:
- the ffh gene encoding signal recognition particle protein, with the translated sequence MFESLSDRLQNTFKRLKGQGKLTENNISDTLREVRRAFLEADVNYKVTREFIERIKVRTLGQEVLGSLTPELQIARIIGEELTQLMGEKAEKIQIAPGGPTIVMLAGLQGAGKTTVAAKLALRFRKEGRNPLLVAADVYRPAAIKQLQVLGEQTETPVFSMGTEVSPVNIAESSVKEAVAHGHNCVIIDTAGRLHVDDTLMGELRQIKERVQPTEILLIVDAMTGQDAVNVAENFNSDLEIDGVILTKMDGDARGGAALSIRHVTQKPIKFIGVGEKIEAAALEEFHPERMSSRILGQGDFQTLLEKAEEVFSEDQAKELERKLTENKGLDFDDFLTQLEQLKNMGPLDQLMDLMPFKNQLPVQNLTPDESHLRTAKAIIHSMTLEERKNPRMLDRSRKLRISKGSGTTVNQINMLVSQLQMMNRMLNQQAAMAMPKMGRKVGALPGLKRQTSRKPRKRKRRKSR
- a CDS encoding right-handed parallel beta-helix repeat-containing protein; the encoded protein is MKIATLTQQQHKFPFRYLLIPLICALTVLYCGCQGETFNLDVGGTSEIIEKSGELTENEVWDGRIYITDTLVVPKGITLTIRSGTIVGFEPIDTPSHLIVHGELYAEGSPERMIVFGSLGKLREDDQPPETETHLTPVTSDFGTMGMEESTSTGVQKTTTADPPKAGDWAGIRIEADSPNSRLTYCRIQHATAGITCRTDAVQIERCLFSENNTGVLSENTSPTITSNEFNRNGTGTQFRGSASSDVEYNEFTANNYGIICEDDARPRIQYNILRANYENAIVCYSTASPEIVSNNITLNVGWAVYDGGRLRDNFIQGNKQIGPNITELGTGTQSDQFYGVDEAFEPRNSPVTEAGVPRENF
- a CDS encoding UbiA family prenyltransferase gives rise to the protein MNRFKAYLELIRYPLFAIPIVATLPGALIASDGHFTRRVAAALVIALCGYFAGMIKNDYFHHETDSQTNPERPLPSQRLSPQQAIVPASVIYGLCVIGGFWLNISTGILVMSLVAISHLYNAIFKAKGILGSLTLPLGIGLLSVFGALAVSGSVPRLVWYAFAATTLYDFGTHITTTFKDISRDEALGIVTTPLQIGIRPALFLSAVATVLAFAIAFLPYWLEPDLHKSYIVWVILGIIATVGTRISLYLQPNEKNGYLALKGSMVGSILFFPCLIGALVPITVSAAVIVPLLFATLLLLRTTRQEV